One Massilia sp. 9096 genomic window carries:
- a CDS encoding response regulator, translating to MLKAIIVDANAVARGSLNTVLTDGGYGVAGQTHTGTLGLALALKHQPHIICIAREQIDDANDDGDVVTQLRARLPKTLIFMVSGTLDAPTIQQALARGVHGFIVKPFKADTVLRTIRNTVLAIVKKHRAP from the coding sequence ATGCTCAAGGCGATCATCGTCGATGCCAACGCGGTTGCGCGCGGCTCGTTGAACACCGTGCTGACCGACGGCGGCTACGGCGTGGCCGGCCAGACCCACACCGGCACGCTCGGGCTGGCGCTGGCACTCAAACACCAGCCGCACATCATCTGCATCGCGCGCGAGCAGATCGACGACGCCAATGACGACGGCGACGTCGTCACGCAGCTGCGCGCGCGGCTGCCCAAGACGCTGATCTTCATGGTGTCCGGCACGCTCGACGCACCGACGATCCAGCAGGCGCTGGCGCGCGGCGTGCACGGCTTCATCGTCAAGCCGTTCAAGGCCGACACCGTGCTGCGCACGATCCGCAACACGGTGCTGGCGATCGTCAAGAAACACCGCGCGCCTTGA
- a CDS encoding 5'-3' exonuclease H3TH domain-containing protein, producing the protein MAKLLAIDGLNIVRRVYEASPEPDSDLKASIALRHALSSFRNVLETHTPTHVLAAFDHGGPTWRHDLYPRYREGRAPMPSFLRDALPGFQDRLREVGLHPLSVPGVEADDVIATGVLRWLAEGRGEAIVATTDKDLHELIAHGALVWDHFKGEWHDDAWVRNRFGVAPERIHDLLALMGDPTDGVPGVSKVGMKTAARLLNAYGDLDAVMAGAGILKTPLGERLRAEREILEVSRRLVTLKTDVRLGVSWNMLAYEAH; encoded by the coding sequence ATGGCCAAGCTGCTTGCGATCGACGGCCTGAACATCGTCCGCCGCGTGTACGAAGCCAGTCCGGAGCCGGACTCGGACCTCAAGGCCAGCATCGCGCTGCGCCATGCGCTGTCGTCGTTCCGCAACGTGCTCGAGACGCATACCCCGACCCACGTGCTGGCGGCCTTCGACCACGGCGGTCCGACCTGGCGCCACGACCTCTATCCGCGCTACCGCGAAGGGCGCGCGCCAATGCCGTCCTTCCTGCGCGATGCGCTGCCCGGTTTCCAGGACCGCCTGCGCGAGGTCGGCCTGCATCCGCTGTCGGTGCCCGGGGTCGAAGCCGACGACGTGATCGCCACCGGCGTGCTGCGCTGGCTGGCGGAAGGGCGCGGCGAGGCCATCGTCGCCACCACCGACAAGGACCTGCACGAACTGATCGCGCACGGTGCGCTGGTGTGGGACCATTTCAAGGGCGAGTGGCACGACGACGCCTGGGTGCGCAACCGCTTCGGCGTCGCGCCCGAGCGCATCCACGACTTGCTGGCGCTGATGGGCGACCCGACCGACGGCGTGCCGGGCGTATCGAAGGTCGGCATGAAGACCGCGGCGCGCCTGCTGAACGCCTACGGCGACCTGGATGCGGTGATGGCCGGCGCCGGCATTCTCAAGACACCGCTCGGCGAGCGCCTGCGCGCCGAGCGCGAGATCCTCGAGGTATCGCGCCGGCTGGTGACGCTCAAGACCGACGTCCGTCTGGGCGTCAGTTGGAACATGTTGGCCTACGAGGCCCATTAA
- a CDS encoding glutathione S-transferase family protein, producing the protein MIVVHHLNNSRSQRILWLLEELGLPYEIRKYQRDPKTMLAPPELRAVHPLGKSPVISDGDTVVAESGAIVDYLIERYGDGRLAPDPGTPERLRYNYYLHFAEGSAMPPLLLKLVFDRVESTPGPFFVKPIARAIARKVKDSFVLPQIRQQLVYLESQLAERTWFAGEAFSAADIQMSFPLEAAAMRGGLDKNYPKLTAFLERIHARPAYRRALERGGQYDFA; encoded by the coding sequence ATGATCGTCGTCCATCATTTGAACAACTCTCGTTCCCAGCGCATCCTGTGGCTGCTGGAAGAGCTCGGCCTGCCTTACGAGATCAGGAAGTACCAGCGCGACCCCAAGACCATGCTGGCGCCGCCCGAGCTGCGCGCGGTACACCCGCTGGGTAAATCGCCGGTGATCAGCGACGGCGACACGGTGGTGGCCGAATCCGGCGCCATCGTCGACTATTTGATCGAGCGCTACGGCGACGGCCGCCTGGCTCCGGACCCCGGCACGCCCGAGCGCCTGCGCTACAACTATTACCTGCACTTCGCCGAAGGCTCGGCGATGCCGCCGCTGCTGCTCAAGCTCGTGTTCGACCGGGTCGAGAGCACGCCGGGGCCATTCTTCGTCAAACCCATCGCGCGCGCGATCGCGCGCAAGGTCAAGGACAGCTTCGTGCTGCCGCAGATCCGCCAGCAGCTGGTCTACCTGGAGAGCCAGCTGGCCGAACGCACCTGGTTCGCCGGCGAGGCATTCTCCGCGGCCGACATCCAGATGAGCTTCCCGCTCGAGGCCGCGGCCATGCGCGGCGGCCTCGATAAGAACTATCCGAAGCTGACCGCCTTCCTCGAGCGCATCCACGCGCGCCCGGCCTACCGGCGTGCGCTGGAGAGGGGCGGCCAGTACGACTTCGCCTGA
- a CDS encoding methyl-accepting chemotaxis protein, which translates to MYFLSRLSIARKLALLTLITGIGILCVAAGFLVSERRLIGDEHARAVRQAVDVARGVVERYRKQAASGALAESDAKRAALDTLRDLRYDAKEYFWVNDMQPRMLMHPTSAKLVGQDLAGITDPNGLHLFVEAVRIAHTDGGGYLSYLWPKPGSDKPVPKVSYVVAVPEWGWVIGSGVYTDSVDAVFWPRMLEFSGIALLLSALLALAGHLVSRSIRTPLARAVALADTVAAGDLTTIIDVRGNDETARLLLALREMNASLSGIVGAVDSGIRTIANASSEIASGNQDLSSRTEQQASALEQTAASMEELTGAVQQNAASARHASALASTATEAARRGGAAVGQVVDTMASIQDSARRIADIIGVIDGIAFQTNILALNAAVEAARAGEQGRGFAVVASEVRTLAQRSAGAAKEIKALISDSVGKVDHGSQQVEQAGRTMGEIVDGIVRVNDIIGEIAAASEQQQDGIAQVNRAIAEMDGATQQNAALVEQAAAAASSMREQARHLNQVFSVFKVDAAQQQQPRQRGLALAQA; encoded by the coding sequence ATGTATTTTCTTTCCCGCCTGAGCATCGCCAGGAAGCTGGCCCTACTTACCCTCATCACCGGCATCGGCATCCTGTGCGTCGCCGCCGGCTTCCTGGTCTCGGAGCGCCGCCTGATCGGCGACGAGCATGCGCGCGCGGTGCGCCAGGCGGTCGACGTCGCGCGCGGCGTGGTCGAGCGCTATCGCAAGCAGGCCGCTTCGGGTGCGCTGGCGGAGAGCGACGCCAAGCGCGCCGCGCTCGACACGCTGCGCGATCTGCGCTACGACGCCAAGGAATACTTCTGGGTCAACGACATGCAGCCGCGCATGCTGATGCACCCGACCTCGGCCAAGCTGGTCGGCCAGGACCTGGCGGGCATCACCGACCCCAACGGCCTGCACCTGTTCGTCGAGGCCGTGCGGATTGCGCACACCGACGGCGGCGGCTACCTGAGCTACCTGTGGCCCAAGCCGGGCAGCGACAAACCGGTGCCGAAAGTATCGTACGTCGTCGCCGTGCCCGAATGGGGCTGGGTGATCGGCTCGGGCGTCTATACGGATTCGGTGGACGCCGTGTTCTGGCCGCGCATGCTCGAGTTTTCCGGCATCGCGCTGCTGCTGTCCGCCCTCCTGGCACTGGCCGGGCATCTGGTCTCGCGCAGCATCCGCACGCCGCTGGCGCGCGCGGTGGCGCTGGCCGATACCGTGGCCGCGGGCGACCTCACCACCATCATCGACGTGCGCGGCAACGACGAGACCGCGCGCCTGCTGCTGGCCCTGCGCGAGATGAACGCCAGCCTGTCCGGCATCGTCGGCGCGGTCGACAGCGGCATCCGCACCATTGCCAACGCCTCGAGCGAGATCGCGAGCGGCAACCAGGACCTGTCCAGCCGCACCGAACAGCAGGCCAGCGCGCTGGAGCAAACCGCCGCGTCGATGGAAGAGCTGACCGGCGCCGTGCAGCAGAACGCGGCCAGCGCGCGCCACGCCAGCGCGCTGGCATCGACCGCCACCGAGGCGGCCCGGCGCGGCGGCGCGGCGGTCGGCCAGGTGGTCGACACCATGGCCTCGATCCAGGACTCGGCGCGGCGCATCGCCGACATCATCGGCGTCATCGACGGCATCGCCTTCCAGACCAATATCCTGGCGCTGAACGCGGCCGTCGAGGCGGCGCGCGCCGGCGAACAGGGCCGCGGCTTCGCGGTGGTCGCGAGCGAAGTGCGCACGCTGGCCCAGCGCTCGGCCGGCGCCGCCAAGGAGATCAAGGCACTGATCTCCGACTCGGTCGGCAAGGTCGACCACGGCTCGCAACAGGTCGAGCAGGCCGGCCGCACGATGGGCGAGATCGTCGACGGCATCGTGCGCGTGAACGACATCATCGGCGAGATCGCCGCCGCCAGCGAGCAACAGCAGGACGGCATCGCCCAGGTCAACCGCGCCATCGCCGAGATGGACGGCGCGACCCAGCAGAACGCGGCGCTGGTCGAGCAGGCGGCGGCGGCGGCATCGTCGATGCGCGAACAGGCGCGCCACCTGAACCAGGTGTTCAGCGTGTTCAAGGTCGACGCCGCGCAACAGCAGCAGCCCCGGCAGCGCGGCCTGGCCCTCGCGCAGGCGTAG
- a CDS encoding CocE/NonD family hydrolase — MPRLPSLSALPLLLASALTAIHASHAAAQTAPMAPDVPSTSFKLTAPDADYVKQDVMIPMRDGVKLHTVIVIPKSIPGGAKAPIMLTRTPYNATGRAGRMRSPHLTSILGDGDDAFIENGYIRVFQDVRGKYGSEGDYVMTRPVRGPLNNTPVDHSTDAWDTIDWLVKNVPQSNGKVGMVGSSYEGFTVLMALVEPHPALKAAVPMSPMVDGWRGDDWFHNGAFRNTNLEYIASQNAARGAGEHLATGVYDDYDGYLRAGSTGDFAHEYGLDQLNFVKKLFEHPAYDSFWQEQALDRILARKPLTVPTMTVVGRWDQEDIYGAYATYAAVEPKDKDNRMNSLVVGPWRHSGVNYEGSTLGALKFTGDTAREFRREVMLPFFNQYLKDGAPKFDTPPVWSYQTGVNRWRRLEQWPLAQASTPVYLKAGSALSFDKGDTKGAAYDEYVSDPMKPVPFVPRPVHMSEGTVWKPWLVTDQRSYSDRPDVLTYVSAPLTKPLEIAGQPMVNLFASTSGTDSDWVVKLIDVYPDEVAAQPEMGGYQLPLAMDIFRGRYRQGLDKPAPIPANQAERYRFALPNVDHVFLPGHRVMVQIQSSWFPLYDRNPQTYVANIFHAKPGDYRKATQRVYHAAGMDSAIELPVVAH; from the coding sequence ATGCCGCGCCTGCCGTCCCTGTCCGCCCTGCCCCTGCTGCTTGCTTCCGCTCTCACTGCCATCCACGCCAGCCACGCCGCTGCGCAAACCGCCCCGATGGCGCCCGACGTGCCGTCCACGTCCTTCAAGCTCACCGCCCCGGACGCCGACTACGTCAAGCAGGACGTCATGATCCCGATGCGCGACGGGGTCAAGCTGCACACCGTGATCGTGATCCCGAAGAGCATCCCGGGCGGCGCCAAGGCGCCGATCATGCTGACCCGCACGCCCTACAACGCCACCGGCCGCGCCGGCCGCATGAGGAGCCCGCACCTGACCTCGATCCTGGGCGACGGCGACGACGCCTTCATCGAGAACGGCTACATCCGCGTGTTCCAGGACGTGCGCGGCAAGTACGGTTCGGAAGGCGACTACGTGATGACACGCCCGGTGCGCGGGCCCCTGAACAACACGCCGGTCGACCACAGCACCGACGCCTGGGACACCATCGACTGGCTGGTCAAGAACGTGCCGCAATCGAACGGTAAAGTGGGCATGGTCGGCTCGTCCTACGAAGGCTTCACGGTGCTGATGGCGCTGGTCGAGCCGCACCCGGCCTTGAAAGCCGCGGTGCCGATGAGCCCGATGGTCGACGGCTGGCGCGGCGACGACTGGTTCCATAACGGCGCCTTCCGCAACACCAACCTCGAATACATCGCCAGCCAGAATGCGGCGCGCGGCGCGGGCGAGCACCTGGCCACCGGCGTCTACGACGATTACGACGGCTACCTGCGCGCCGGCTCGACCGGCGACTTCGCCCACGAGTACGGCCTGGACCAGCTCAACTTCGTGAAAAAACTGTTCGAGCACCCGGCCTACGACAGCTTCTGGCAGGAGCAGGCGCTGGACCGCATCCTGGCCAGGAAGCCGCTCACCGTGCCGACCATGACGGTGGTGGGGCGCTGGGACCAGGAAGACATCTATGGCGCCTACGCGACCTACGCGGCGGTCGAGCCGAAGGACAAGGACAACCGCATGAATTCGCTGGTGGTCGGCCCATGGCGCCATAGCGGCGTGAACTACGAGGGTTCGACGCTGGGCGCCCTGAAATTCACCGGCGACACCGCACGCGAGTTCCGCCGTGAAGTCATGCTGCCCTTCTTTAACCAGTACCTGAAAGACGGCGCGCCCAAGTTCGACACCCCGCCGGTATGGTCCTACCAGACCGGCGTGAACCGCTGGCGCCGGCTCGAGCAGTGGCCGCTGGCGCAGGCCAGCACGCCGGTCTACCTGAAGGCGGGTTCGGCGCTGTCGTTCGACAAGGGCGACACCAAAGGCGCCGCCTACGACGAGTACGTCTCCGACCCGATGAAACCGGTGCCCTTCGTGCCGCGTCCGGTGCACATGAGCGAGGGAACCGTCTGGAAGCCCTGGCTGGTGACCGACCAGCGCAGCTATTCCGACCGTCCGGACGTCCTGACCTACGTGAGCGCGCCCCTGACGAAACCGCTGGAGATCGCCGGCCAGCCGATGGTCAACCTGTTCGCCTCGACCTCGGGCACGGACAGCGACTGGGTGGTCAAGCTGATCGACGTCTACCCGGACGAAGTCGCGGCCCAGCCGGAGATGGGGGGCTACCAGCTGCCGCTGGCGATGGACATCTTCCGCGGCCGCTACCGCCAGGGCCTGGACAAGCCGGCGCCGATCCCCGCCAACCAGGCGGAACGCTACCGCTTCGCCCTGCCCAACGTCGACCACGTGTTCCTCCCCGGCCACCGCGTGATGGTGCAGATCCAGTCGAGCTGGTTCCCGCTGTACGACCGCAACCCGCAGACCTACGTTGCGAATATCTTCCACGCCAAGCCGGGCGACTACCGCAAGGCGACCCAGCGCGTGTATCACGCAGCGGGCATGGACAGCGCGATCGAGCTGCCGGTCGTTGCTCACTGA
- a CDS encoding DUF72 domain-containing protein, whose translation MGTITIGISGWRYEPWRGAFYPPGLVQARELDYASRFLPTIEINGSFYSLQRPGSYAAWYAATPPGFVFAVKGNRFLTHMLKLRGIETPLANVLASGVFALREKLGPFLWQFPPQLRFDPDKVERFLSLLPRDTGQALAIARGHDDKMIGRSLLEIDAVRPLRHAIEIRHASFLDDAFIALLRKYNVALVVADTAGKFPDVEDVTADFVYVRLHGEHELYASGYEDESLERWARRIRAWSAGSQPEDARLVSPHAPAPARAGGRDVYCYFDNDIKVRAPFDAKRLMELLDLAWKPEA comes from the coding sequence ATGGGCACGATCACCATCGGCATTTCAGGCTGGCGTTACGAACCATGGCGCGGCGCGTTCTATCCGCCCGGCCTGGTGCAGGCGCGCGAACTCGATTACGCGTCGCGCTTTTTGCCGACCATCGAGATCAACGGCTCGTTTTATTCCCTGCAGCGCCCGGGCAGCTATGCCGCCTGGTACGCGGCCACGCCGCCGGGCTTCGTTTTCGCGGTCAAGGGCAACCGGTTCCTGACCCACATGCTCAAGCTGCGCGGCATCGAGACGCCGCTGGCCAACGTGCTGGCCTCGGGCGTGTTCGCGCTGCGCGAAAAGCTCGGGCCCTTCCTGTGGCAGTTCCCGCCGCAGCTGCGCTTCGATCCCGACAAGGTCGAGCGTTTTCTCAGCCTGCTGCCGCGCGACACCGGCCAGGCGCTGGCGATCGCGCGCGGCCACGACGACAAGATGATCGGCCGGTCGCTCCTGGAAATCGACGCCGTGCGCCCGCTGCGCCATGCCATCGAGATCCGCCACGCGAGTTTTCTGGACGACGCCTTCATCGCCCTGCTGCGCAAGTACAACGTGGCGCTGGTGGTGGCCGACACGGCCGGCAAATTCCCCGATGTCGAAGACGTGACCGCGGACTTCGTCTACGTGCGCCTGCACGGCGAGCACGAGCTGTACGCCAGCGGCTACGAAGACGAGTCATTGGAACGATGGGCGCGGCGCATCCGCGCCTGGAGCGCGGGTTCGCAGCCGGAAGATGCGCGTTTGGTCTCGCCGCATGCGCCCGCGCCCGCGCGCGCGGGAGGGCGCGACGTCTACTGTTACTTCGACAACGACATCAAGGTGCGCGCGCCGTTCGATGCGAAGCGCTTGATGGAACTGCTGGATCTGGCGTGGAAGCCGGAGGCTTAA
- a CDS encoding DUF6587 family protein — protein sequence MLQYLVVAVIVLLAAGYAAAKYLPKTWRRRVVYTFSDGSGKGLLARWLDKESGCGSGCDTCGSCAPAPMAQKDEKGRKVIQLHVKR from the coding sequence ATGTTGCAGTACCTTGTCGTCGCTGTGATCGTGCTGCTCGCGGCGGGGTACGCGGCGGCCAAGTACCTGCCCAAGACCTGGCGCCGGCGCGTGGTCTACACCTTTTCGGACGGCAGCGGAAAGGGCCTGCTGGCGCGCTGGCTCGACAAGGAGTCGGGCTGCGGCAGCGGCTGCGACACCTGCGGGTCGTGCGCACCTGCCCCGATGGCGCAGAAGGACGAGAAGGGCCGCAAGGTCATCCAGCTGCACGTCAAGCGTTAA
- a CDS encoding ferrous iron transporter B produces MSVAEQQVTTAKAPLIALLGNPNCGKTALFNRLTGARQKVANYAGVTIERKEGSFTLPGGRMLRVLDLPGAYSLSAHTPDEAITRDVVAGLRAGEQAPDVVVCVVNATNLRLNLRLVLEIQRLGLPMVLALNMVDVAKKRGIEIDTARLSRELGMPVVETVAVQSGGEKQLLELLDRQTFAPAKPRPLAAIDAVSVEDTQREVRRIIDAAVSFDRDTGNLSEQIDAVVLHPIAGPVILAALMFLVFQAVFSWANVPMDLIKNGVDAVGGWVGAHMAEGPLRGLLVDGIFGGVGSVLVFLPQILILFFFILVLEDCGYLPRAAFLLDRMMGGVGLSGRAFIPLLSSFACAIPGVMAARTIQNPRDRLVTIMIAPLMTCSARLPVYALIIAAFIPKRALGFGLNLQGLVLFLLYVAGIVSAMAVAWFIKRTAGANRQQPLMLELPAYHWPHLHNLGLGLWERARIFLTRVGTVILTLMVLVWFLSSFPGAPEGATHPPIYYSVAGMLGRALSVIFQPIGFGWQICIALVPGMAAREVAVGALGTVYALSGGEDVAGSLAPLISHSWSMATALSLLAWYVFAPQCLSTLSVVRRETGSIRYALIMAGYMFALAYAASFLTYRIALYALGS; encoded by the coding sequence GGTCGCCAACTACGCCGGCGTCACCATCGAACGCAAGGAAGGCAGCTTTACCCTGCCTGGCGGGCGCATGCTGCGCGTGCTCGACCTGCCCGGCGCCTACAGCCTTTCGGCCCACACCCCGGACGAAGCGATCACGCGCGACGTCGTCGCCGGCCTGCGCGCGGGCGAACAGGCGCCGGACGTCGTGGTCTGCGTGGTCAACGCCACCAACCTGCGCCTGAACCTGCGCCTGGTGCTGGAAATCCAGCGCCTCGGCTTGCCGATGGTACTGGCGCTGAACATGGTCGACGTCGCGAAAAAGCGCGGCATCGAGATCGACACCGCGCGCCTGTCGCGCGAACTCGGCATGCCGGTGGTCGAAACCGTCGCGGTGCAGTCGGGCGGCGAAAAGCAGCTGCTCGAGTTGCTCGACCGGCAAACTTTCGCCCCCGCCAAGCCGCGTCCGCTGGCCGCGATCGACGCGGTCTCGGTCGAAGACACCCAGCGCGAAGTGCGCCGCATCATCGACGCCGCGGTCAGCTTCGATCGCGACACCGGCAACCTGTCCGAGCAGATCGACGCGGTCGTGCTGCACCCGATCGCCGGGCCGGTCATCCTGGCCGCGCTGATGTTCCTGGTGTTCCAGGCCGTGTTCAGCTGGGCCAACGTGCCGATGGACCTGATCAAGAACGGCGTCGATGCGGTCGGCGGCTGGGTCGGGGCGCACATGGCCGAGGGGCCGCTGCGCGGGCTGCTGGTCGACGGCATCTTCGGGGGCGTCGGCAGCGTGCTGGTGTTCCTGCCGCAGATCCTGATCCTGTTCTTCTTCATCCTCGTGCTCGAGGATTGCGGCTACCTGCCGCGCGCCGCCTTTCTGCTCGACCGCATGATGGGCGGCGTCGGCCTGTCCGGGCGCGCCTTCATTCCGCTGCTGTCCTCGTTCGCCTGCGCGATTCCCGGCGTGATGGCGGCGCGCACCATCCAGAACCCGCGCGACCGCCTGGTCACGATCATGATCGCGCCGCTGATGACGTGTTCCGCGCGCCTGCCGGTGTACGCGCTGATCATTGCCGCCTTCATCCCCAAGCGCGCGCTCGGCTTCGGCCTGAATTTGCAGGGCCTGGTGCTGTTCCTGCTGTACGTGGCCGGCATCGTCAGCGCCATGGCCGTGGCCTGGTTCATCAAGCGCACCGCCGGCGCCAACCGCCAGCAGCCGCTGATGCTCGAACTGCCGGCCTACCACTGGCCGCACCTGCACAACCTCGGCCTGGGCCTGTGGGAGCGCGCACGCATCTTCCTGACCCGCGTCGGCACCGTGATCCTGACGCTGATGGTGCTGGTCTGGTTCCTGTCGAGCTTCCCGGGCGCTCCGGAAGGCGCGACCCATCCGCCCATCTACTACAGCGTGGCCGGCATGCTGGGCCGCGCCTTGTCCGTGATCTTCCAGCCGATCGGCTTCGGCTGGCAGATCTGCATCGCGCTGGTGCCGGGCATGGCGGCGCGCGAAGTCGCGGTCGGCGCGCTCGGTACCGTGTACGCGCTGTCCGGCGGCGAAGACGTGGCCGGTTCGCTGGCCCCGCTCATCAGCCATTCCTGGAGCATGGCGACCGCGCTGTCGCTGCTGGCCTGGTACGTGTTCGCGCCGCAGTGCCTGTCGACCTTGTCCGTGGTGCGGCGCGAGACCGGCAGCATCCGCTACGCGCTGATCATGGCCGGCTACATGTTCGCGCTGGCCTATGCGGCCTCGTTCCTGACCTACCGCATCGCGCTGTACGCGCTGGGGAGTTGA